In Agelaius phoeniceus isolate bAgePho1 chromosome 14, bAgePho1.hap1, whole genome shotgun sequence, a single genomic region encodes these proteins:
- the LOC129125793 gene encoding nuclear pore glycoprotein p62-like, whose amino-acid sequence MSQFSFGAPAPGGAFGLGAPRAAAATTASSGFSFSAPAPASASTGFSFGSAAPAAGGSQPAGLFSFSRPGTAAQPSGFSFGSASAAPAAPAAAAFPLGANTPKVTFGASTATPAPAVPGGFSFGAPAATSTPSSQAAAPSGFAFGSAASSSSTAPSGTPGGFTFSSGTTSQAGTAGFSIGTAATPATSAGLSFGTAPAAAASTSTATLAAATPTAVPFSLGGQPTGLTFGAQPSTAATSTSTATLTTSTSQAPTLSFGAKLGVTSTAASTASTTSTTSVLGSTGPSLFASVATSSAPASSSTTGLSLGATSTASTGTASLGTLGFGLKVPGTTAATTSTTTGTTSASGFPLNLKPLTTTGAIGAVTSTAATTTTTTASAPPVMTYAQLESLINKWSLELEDQEKHFLHQATQVNAWDRMLIENGEKITSLHREVEKVKVDQKRLDQELDFILSQQKELEDLLTPLEESVKEQSGTIYLQHADEERERTYKLAENIDAQLKRMAQDLKDITEHLNTSRGPADTSDPLQQICKILNAHMDSLQWIDQNSAVLQRKVEEVTKVCESRRKEQERSFRITFD is encoded by the exons ATGAGCCAGTTCAGCTTCGGGGCGCCCGCGCCCGGCGGCGCCTTCGGCCTGGGCGCGCCCcgagccgccgccgccaccaCGGCCAGCAGCGGCTTCTCCTTCTCCGCGCCGGCGCCCGCCTCCGCCTCCACCGGCTTCAGCTTCGGCAGCGCGgcgccggcggcgggcggcagcCAGCCCGCCGGGCTCTTCTCCTTCAGCAGGCCGGGCACGGCCGCGCAGCCCTCCGGCTTCAGCTTCGGCTCGGCCAGCgcggcccccgccgccccggcagccgccgccttCCCGCTGGG GGCAAACACCCCAAAAGTGACCTTTggagccagcactgccactccagctcctgcagtcccGGGGGGCTTTTCCTTTGGTGCCCCTGCGGCAACCAGCACCCCCTCGAGTCAGGCAGCAGCCCCGTCTGGCTTTGCCtttggctctgctgccagcagcagcagcacagctccctctgggacaccaggaggCTTCACCTTCTCCAGTGGCACCACGAGCCAGGCGGGCACGGCCGGGTTCAGCATCGGCACCGCGGCCACGCCGGCCACGTCGGCAGGGCTGAGCTTTGGCACAGCCCCTgcggctgctgccagcaccagcacGGCCACCCTGGCAGCTGCCACCCCAACAGCAGTGCCCTTCAGCCTCGGGGGGCAGCCCACAG GTCTGACCTTTGGGGCTCAGCCTTCAACAGCAGCCACCAGTACAAGCACAGCAACACTGACCACAAGCACCAGCCAGGCCCCCACCCTGAGCTTTGGAGCCAAGCTGGGAG TCACATCCACAGCTGCCAGCACGGCctccaccaccagcaccacctCAGTGCTGGGCTCCACGGGGCCCTCCTTGTTTGCATCTGTGGCAACTTCTTCAGCCCCAGCCTCTTCCAGCACCACGGGCCTCTCAC TGGGTGCCACCTCCACTGCTTCCACTGGGACAGCCAGTCTGGGAACACTTGGCTTTGGATTAAAGGTTCCTGGAaccacagctgccaccacaAGCACTACCACTG GGACAACCTCTGCTTCTGGCTTTCCCTTGAACCTGAAGCCATTGACTACCACTGGTGCCATTGGAGCTGTGACCTCCACAGCTGCCACAACCACAACCACCACAGCCAG TGCCCCCCCAGTGATGACTTATGCCCAGCTGGAGAGTTTGATCAACAAGTGGAGCCTGGAGCTGGAGGACCAAGAGAAGCACTTCCTGCATCAGGCCACACAAGTCAATGCCTGGGACCGCATGCTGATCGAGAATGGGGAGAAG ATTACTTCACTACACAGAGAAGTAGAGAAGGTGAAGGTTGACCAGAAGAG ACTGGATCAGGAACTGGACTTCATCCTGTcccagcagaaggagctggaggacTTGCTGACCCCTCTGGAGGAGTCTGTGAAGGAGCAGAGCGGGACCATCTACCTGCAGCACGCGGATGAGGAACGGGAGAGGAC ctACAAACTGGCTGAAAACATCGATGCTCAGCTGAAGCGCATGGCACAGGATCTGAAGGACATCACTGAGCACCTGAACACATCCAGGGGCCCAGCAGACACGAGTGACCCT CTTCAGCAGATCTGTAAAATTTTGAATGCACACATGGATTCCCTGCAGTGGATTGACCAGAATTCAG ctgtgctgcagaggaaggTGGAAGAGGTGACCAAGGTTTGTGAGAGTCGCCGCAAGGAGCAGGAGCGCAGCTTTAGGATCACCTTTGATTGA
- the RBM41 gene encoding RNA-binding protein 41, protein MRRVNSSLSSDELLLEDLETEGERQLKSLLHHQLDTSVSIEQCKSKRRCFAPAAFYKPFGEEAAGALSLSQFQALQESDKETSSLRELGLSDSEILLWKNQDSARKGSGLGAAPEATQERLDAIREKLEERRRILALPQRFAGSKQLSRREMEIEQALFQGTDRHSFLRALYHQDDTQKRGTDEKDPMVHLESVYQELLSKKCPEKVQSAASDPCSSPTPEGSRTEESSLPDQEEQAEQAASPSVSAAEPQQSPPRPVVIKEPVEFVPEEEILRNRLSEEELRKIPRFSSYHPGEPSRVLYLKNLGPRVTVRDLVSLFARFQREDSPLIQFRLLSGRMRDQAFITFPDTESAQRALQLLNGYKLQGKPLVIAFGKSRKHLPEADSATPSSSAAENPPAT, encoded by the exons ATGCGCCG GGTGAACAGCAGCCTGTCCAGCGATGAGCTCCTCCTGGAGGACCTGGAGACAGAAggggagaggcagctgaagagcCTCCTCCACCACCAGCTGGACACCAGTGTCTCCATCGAGCA GTGCAAGTCCAAGCGGAGATGCTTTGCCCCTGCAGCTTTTTACAAACCCTTTGGGGAAGAGGCTGCGGGGGCTTTGAGCCTGTCACAGttccaggccctgcaggagaGTGACAAGGAAACCTCCTCTCTCCGGGAGCTGGGGCTCTCTGACTCGGAGATCCTGCTCTGGAAGAACCAGGATTCAGCAAGGAAG ggctcggggctgggggcagcccccgAGGCCACGCAGGAGCGGCTGGATGCCATCCGGGAGAAGCTGGAGGAGCGGCGCCGCATCCTGGCGCTGCCGCAGCGCTTCGCGGGCAGCAAGCAGCTGAGCCGGCGGGAGATGGAGATCGAGCAGGCCCTGTTCCAGGGCACCGACCGCCACTCCTTCCTCAGGGCCCTCTACCACCAAG ATGACACTCAGAAGAGGGGAACAGATGAAAAGGACCCCATGGTTCATCTGGAGAGTGTTTACCAAGAGCTGCTGAGCAAGAAGTGCCCTGAAAAAGTCCAGTCTGCTGCGAGTGACCCCTGCTCGTCCCCCACCCCAGAGGGGTCTAGGACTGAGGAGTCATCACTTCCAGACCAGGAGGAGCAAGCAGAACAGGCAGCAAGTCCCAGTgtgtctgcagcagagccccagcagtcCCCTCCAAGGCCTGTGGTTATCAAAGAGCCAGTTGAGTTTGTCCCCGAAGAGGAGATCCTCAGGAACCGCCTCTCAGAGGAAGAACTCCGGAAAATCCCCAGGTTCTCATCCTACCATCCAGGGGAGCCCAGCAGG GTGCTGTATTTGAAGAACCTGGGCCCCCGAGTGACAGTGAGGGACCTGGTGTCCCTGTTTGCCCGGTTCCAGAGGGAGGACAGCCCCCTGATCCAGTTCCGCCTCCTGAGCGGCCGCATGAGGGATCAGGCCTTCATCACCTTCCCTG ACACAGAGTCAGCCCagagagccctgcagctgctgaacgGGTACAAGCTGCAGGGGAAGCCCCTGGTCATCGCctttgggaaaagcaggaagcaCTTGCCAGAGGCTGACTctgccacccccagctcctctgctgcagagaaCCCTCCTGCCACGTGA